The stretch of DNA GGATGGTGGCCTTGGAGTTACTCAAGGTGACCTCTGACCTCTGGCCTGGAGTAGCAGGAGTGCCCTGTGGCAGGAGGGCTGGCAGGGCAGCTGTCCTGTCCTGGGCAGGCACCATAAGGGGCTCGGGTTTTGGTTCCAGGCTGTAGTTTGAGTTACAAGGCCTGGAACCGGAgggacaggcatgcgccaccaccttCACCCCCAGGGCCCCGGgcccctttccttcttccccacACCACTACTCCCCTGCAGGGCAGGGGCCCACTCGCACACACCCTGCCCTGGGCCCATGGGAGCCTGTGGCTACCTCAAGAGTGAAATGGCATCTCCCATGCTAGCACCCTCGGCTGTCTGGGGCTGGCATGGGAGCCAGAGACCCTTCTAAGTCCTGACACTGAAGTCTGGCGGGGGCAGGAAGCGGACAGGAGCAGTAAGCCGGCAGGAGGAAACGTGGTGACTCAGGGCCATTTTGCCTGGGACTGTGCTTGTTTTCCTAGAGACTTCCCTTTAACTGCTGGATGCTGCCTGGGTGCAAGTCCTGGGAGCTCTGTTTGCTGCTGGGCCCAGGGCTGATCATCGTGGCCCATTCTCACACCCTTGAGATTTGGGCCCAAAGCTGACTAGGGGCACTCAGTTAAATTGTTACATAGGGCACAGTAGAGAGGCCATGGAATAGCAGTTTGCTGTAGATTTGGGGAGTTCTGGGTAGGGTGGCAGCCCACAGCTCcttgaggctgaggaggagacAGTGCAGACCCAGAAGACGCTGACGCACCGCCCCCTCGCCCGCCCAATTCAATGACTGGAGTTCACGTGGCCCTGAAGCCTCTATGCACCCGGGCTGTTGGGTGCAGGAAGCACTGGTGTTGAATCATGAAGGTGATATGGGCTTCTCTGAGCCTGGATCCCACATTTGCAGGGCTCTGGGAGGCTTGTCACCTAAATGCACATGCTCAGGGCCCTTAAGAAGGCCAGGGTTGCCCTCTGCTGGCAGATCATGGTTTAGCTCAGGAGTGCGGCTTCCCCCTCTTCCCCAGGATCAGGGCCCTTCTCTTCCCCAGGAATCAACCCTGCCTACCGGACTGAGGATGCCAATGAGGACACCATTGGGGTCCTGGTGCGCTTGATCACAGAGAAGAAAGGTGAGGAGAAGGTCTGACCCCATCCCAGTGCCCAGGAGAGGAGGGTTTCCTCCAGGAGCCTGTGAGGCAGCCGCGGTGGGCAGAGTCTTGCCCTGCTCTGCCTTCCCTGCCAGGGTGCCTCAAGCAGCCTGGTGCTCTCTGACCCAGGAGTgcacacctctgcctcccattcttGCCTGATGAAGTGGGAGGAAAAGGCGCAcagcccaggctgggagtggtggtatgGAGGGTAGGTGGGGGGTTCTCtgctggggcagggggtgggaggtGTGTCCCATATGGCCACAGTGAGGGTCTGACTGCAGCTACCCACAGAGAATGCTGCGGCCCTGGAGGAGCTGCTGAAAGAGTACCACAGCAAACAGCTGGTGCAGACGAGCCACAGGCCTGTGTCCAAGTGAGTGGGCTGGTGGGAGATAACGGGGCCAAAACCTACATTAACCAGCCTGCCTCCTGGGGATCTCCCACTTGGGTCTCCCTCAAGTCACCCTGTTCCCTGCTGGGGTCTCCTGCCCCTGGCCTGGCCTATGGCCACTTCTGCCTGTGCCCCCTGCAGGCTGCCGCCAGCGCCCCCGAACGTGCCACACATCTGCCCGCACCGCCACCATCTCCACACCGTGCAGGGCCTGGCCTCGCTCTCTGGCCCCTGCTGCTCCCGCTGTAGCCAGAAGAAGTGGCCCGAGGTGCTGCTGTCCCCTGAGGCTGTAGCCGCCACTACTCCTGTTCCCAGCCTTCTGCCTAACCCGACCAGGGTTCCCAAGGCCGGGGCCAAGGCAGGGCGTCAGGGCGAGATCACCATCTTGTCTGTGGGCAGGTGAGATGGGCACAGATGCAGCAGGGGCAGGTAAAGACGTGACAGCCTGGGGGccgggagggggaggcagggccCCAGCTTGGGCCCTGAGCACCCTGCTCAATGGGAGCCCTGCCCTTATTGGGCCTCTCTGGGCAGTGGAGGCGGCCAGAGAGATCAGGACTTTCCGGTTATGTTGTGTCTCACATGGAGCCCTTGCATCCCTAGGGCAGCATCTTGGCCCCCATGGCACCCGGGCCTCTCAGGCTAAGGCTCTGGTCCAtgaacttgctgtgtgaccccgGGCACGTGCTGCCTTCTCTGTGCCCCGGGATCCCCGCTAACGGGGATGATTGCCCCACTCTCCTCACAGGTTCCGCGTGGCTCGAATTCCTGAGCAGCGGACAAGTTCAATGGTGTCTGAGGTGAAGACCATCACGGAGGCTGGGCCCTCGTGGGGTGATCTCCCTGACTCCCCACAGCCTGGCCTCCCCCCTGAGCAGCAGGCCCTGCTAGGAAGTGGCGGAAGCCGTACAAAGTGGCTGAAGCCCCCAGCAGAGAACAAGGCCGAGGTGAGAGTCAAGGAGAAAGGCATCTGTTGGCACCTGGGCCAACCCTGACCGAAGACGGGGCAGGGGTGGAAGTGCAGCGGGCCCTAGGCAGGGGCCACTTTCCTGGAGCCAGAAGCCAGCCCCTGACTCAGCTCTGACCcctcacccctgcccaccaggagAACCGCTATGTGGTCCGGCTAAGTGAGAGCAACCTGGTCATCTGAGGGGCGGTCTAGTCTAAGGACACTGCGGCCCTGCCCTGGGAGGTTccgaaggcttcctggaggaggtggagctGCAGCTGGGACTGTGAGGACCGAGAAGCAATGGCCCAGCAGACGAGACAGCAAAGACCAAGGCCTGGAGGTGGGAGCGTCTGCCCCAGTGAGGAGGCAGGTGGCCGGCGGGCACTGTGTACAGGAGCAGGCTGAGCCCCGCCCCTGGCCCTGCTGCCATGTTGCTCCCCTGAAGGATGCCCCGACCCCCGTGCCTGCCCTGGCTGGATCCTAGGAGCCCACGGGATTCTCTGTATCATCAGAGGCTGGGCTTGGCAGAGGGGAGGGGCCTGTGCCCGTCACCCCTGGCCCCATTCCTTGGTAATTAGCCACACCCTTGCCTCTGTACAGGGCCCTAGAGCAGATGTGCGTCCCCCTCCTCTTCCAGCAGGTCTATAAAGGGAAGGGGTAGCAGAAAGTCCTGGGCTAGGAGAGTGAGTCCCTGGGTTCTAATCTTGGGCACATCTGTGGCCATCGCTGGGTCCATTTTTCTGACTGTGAAGTAAGGAGAGACGTCTCAGTACCCAGGGCCTCTTCAGCTCTTTGTAGGTTCTGGGCTGGGTTGTGGGGGACTGGGGAGCTGGGCTCTACCATCCCTCCCATTAGTAGCTTTATCCAGCCCCGTTTTTGCTGCTTCCAGGGCCTCTGCCTTCAAGGCCCCCATGGGGCTGTCCATCCATGGCTCTGCCTACGGAAGGGGCTTAATGCATgtgcctgcccctcccccagctgtttttaatgaaactgaaaaaatagACTTGATCCCGGCAGGACTGTGATACAGAGCCCTAGCCTGCCCAGCCAGCCCCAAGATCTCAGGAGCTTTAGGGAGAAGACTTGGTGGGGCTGGAGCACACCTTGGGCCTCAGTGGTTTCTGTGTCCCTGTGGTGCCAGTGCTTCTGGGCAGTGCAGGCGGCTGCCAGGCCCAGCCCTGACTTCCACTCTGGCTCAGCAACCTGGTTATTTATGTGGGGCCGTGCAGGCATGGGCCCACTGCCTGTCCATCCTGTTTCTCTTATTTATTGAAACTCACCATTGCCCTATCCTTGTGTCTCCACCCCCTTCCATGTGTTGAATAATAAAAGGTGGGAAAGTGCTGTCACGAGGAGCTCCTTTTCTCTGTGCCCTTCCCAGCTTATCCGCCTGTTCCACTTGTACCTGTCCAGCCCTGCCCTGTGTTGGGCACCGTGACAGGCTGCCCTCCCCTCACAGTTCCTGCACCTCAGCAGCCAGGGAAGCAGGGCCCAGAGGAGACCCATCAACTCATCTGGTTCTCACCAAAGCCCCTAGCTAGAGGCAGGGCTGTCCCACAGAAATAGTGTGAGCCACATATGTGACTTTAAATTTTCTGACAGTcacatttcaaaaagtaaaaagaagcaggtgaacttaatttttttttaacccagtctatccaaaatattttcatttcaatataAAATCAGTATAAAAAGTGTGAATGagctgtttttgcttttgctttgaaaTCTGGAGTGTATCTTACACATCTTGATTGGAACTCAAATATTTCAAGGGCTCCATAGCCACGTGGCCAGCAGCTACCACACTGGTCAGCGCAGCACCTGAGGAAATGCACTGTGTGGAGCCCGGGAGGTAATTGGGGGTGAGGAAGATGTGCGGGCCAGGGAATGTGTTCCACAGAGAGggacagcatgtgcaaaggctgAGCACCAACACATAGTGGTCACCTGGGCCTTATGCCCAGGGAGCCTCCAAAGCATTCAGCTCCTGCTTGGCCAGTGTGGAGAGGAAAGGAGCCACAGGAGCGGGTGCTACACCCGGCAAGACAGAGCGTCTCCATCTAAAATTCCTAGGGCAAGCTTCCAACCCGGCCCAAGGgccgcatgtggcccaggatATGGCTTTGAATGGGGcctaacacaaattcataaactttcttaaaacattgagatgtttttgcttttttcttttctttttagttcttcagctattgttagtgttaatATGCGGCCCAAGaaaattcttccaatgtggcccagagaaaccaaaagattggacacccctgtgcTAGGGTTTGGTAATGGGAAATGGGTCGGGGGCTTAGGGCCAGCTGGGTGGGGCAACAGGAGCAGTCCTGGGGGCACCTGTGACACAGCCATGGAGGATGTCCCATGCCATCCAGATGTGAAGGCCCAGAGCTCTCAGGAGACAGACCTGGAGACAAGAAGACCTACAGGCACTCAGGTGGGTGTTTAGGCCAGGACTGGGCTGGGAGGAAATGTCCTGGGGACGATGCCTGGGCTGCTCCAGGGCACCACAGAGAAGGCACTGCTAGGGAGGCAGGAAAGAAACCAGGGAGGGCAACGTCCGTGGCAGTGTCCTGGCAGCCAGGGGAGGGGTGGGCGCAGGGTGGGCTGCAAGGCCAGGTGCTGCTGGGGGGTGAGGAGGACTGCTCTGTGCCCTGGTGAGTGGCACAGGAACTTGGTGGGATTCGCCTAAAGGGAGAGGGGagaccagggccagggccaggtggATTGAGGGAGACAGCTCCCTGCCGAAGCCTGGCAGGCCATAGCTGGGTGGGGCCTCAGGCTCTGGGGAGAGACAATTTTCAGTTAATTTAGGGTTTTATTGTTTGTTATGTTGTCTAAAGACGGGAGAGAGGGACACATTTAAACTAACGGCCTCAGAGAGAGGCTGAAGAACAAGAGTGACACCTGATGGAACCTGGGGAGGTGTGGAGAGGACCAGCCTGTGGGAGTCCCCGGCCTGTCTGCAGCAGGCACAGGGCAGCTATGGGGCGGCCATGCTGGGGCTGTCGGGAGGCCTGGCTTCACAGGGGGCAGGGGCCTTTCTCCTGAGCAGAAGCCAAGCTGGGGGCCTCCTCCTACCCTGGGCAGATGTGCTTTGGGATTTGACTCTCCTTGGGTACCTAGGGCACAGGTGTCTCTCTCCAGGGCTTTTCAGGTGGGCAGGAAGGGGAGGGACACCTCTGAAGATCCAGGAGATGTTTCACCTGCACCAGAAGAGGGGAAGGAAACAGAGGCTGGACATCAGGAGGGATGTTCTGGAGCAGAAAAGGATGCCAAAGTGTAGGACAGGGTGTCCATTGTAGGGGACTAGCAGGCATCACCAGTGTACCCAAATAAGTATTTCCTGCGGCTGCCAGAGTGTGTTTGGAGTCCCTATTTGCCAGCTGCTCAGCTGCATCTCAGGGTCTGGCCTCTCCACCTTGACTGGCCCTCAGCCTCCTTCCCCAGGGGAAGGCTGGGCTGTGGGGTCTAGATGCCCTCTCCACAGCCTGCCTGTCTCGCCTGGGCAGAGGTACATACACATGCAAGCCAGGGTGCACCAAGGCTGGGTGCAGGCTTCCAGGCCAGGGCTGAGCGCCCCCTCACAGTAAGCACTGTGCTCTCCTCCAGACTCCCCCTCCCCAATTTCTGCTTGCTGAAAGGTGTGG from Homo sapiens chromosome 11, GRCh38.p14 Primary Assembly encodes:
- the RELT gene encoding tumor necrosis factor receptor superfamily member 19L isoform X5, producing the protein MHPGCWVQEALVLNHEGINPAYRTEDANEDTIGVLVRLITEKKENAAALEELLKEYHSKQLVQTSHRPVSKLPPAPPNVPHICPHRHHLHTVQGLASLSGPCCSRCSQKKWPEVLLSPEAVAATTPVPSLLPNPTRVPKAGAKAGRQGEITILSVGRFRVARIPEQRTSSMVSEVKTITEAGPSWGDLPDSPQPGLPPEQQALLGSGGSRTKWLKPPAENKAEENRYVVRLSESNLVI
- the RELT gene encoding tumor necrosis factor receptor superfamily member 19L isoform 2 precursor (isoform 2 precursor is encoded by transcript variant 3), with the protein product MKPSLLCRPLSCFLMLLPWPLATLTSTTLWQCPPGEEPDLDPGQGTLCRPCPPGTFSAAWGSSPCQPHARCSLWRRLEAQVGMATRDTLCGDCWPGWFGPWGVPRVPCQPCSWAPLGTHGCDEWGRRARRGVEVAAGASSGGETRQPGNGTRAGGPEETAAQYAVIAIVPVFCLMGLLGILVCNLLKRKGYHCTAHKEVGPGPGGGGSGSGPFSSPGINPAYRTEDANEDTIGVLVRLITEKKENAAALEELLKEYHSKQLVQTSHRPVSKLPPAPPNVPHICPHRHHLHTVQGLASLSGPCCSRCSQKKWPEVLLSPEAVAATTPVPSLLPNPTRVPKAGAKAGRQGEITILSVGRFRVARIPEQRTSSMVSEVKTITEAGPSWGDLPDSPQPGLPPEQQALLGSGGSRTKWLKPPAENKAEENRYVVRLSESNLVI
- the RELT gene encoding tumor necrosis factor receptor superfamily member 19L isoform 3 precursor (isoform 3 precursor is encoded by transcript variant 4) yields the protein MKPSLLCRPLSCFLMLLPWPLATLTSTTLWQCPPGEEPDLDPGQGTLCRPCPPGTFSAAWGSSPCQPHARCSLWRRLEAQVGMATRDTLCGDCWPGWFGPWGVPRVPCQPCSWAPLGTHGCDEWGRRARRGVEVAAGASSGGETRQPGNGTRAGGPEETAAQYAVIAIVPVFCLMGLLGILVCNLLKRKGYHCTAHKEVGPGPGGGGRINPAYRTEDANEDTIGVLVRLITEKKENAAALEELLKEYHSKQLVQTSHRPVSKLPPAPPNVPHICPHRHHLHTVQGLASLSGPCCSRCSQKKWPEVLLSPEAVAATTPVPSLLPNPTRVPKAGAKAGRQGEITILSVGRFRVARIPEQRTSSMVSEVKTITEAGPSWGDLPDSPQPGLPPEQQALLGSGGSRTKWLKPPAENKAEENRYVVRLSESNLVI
- the RELT gene encoding tumor necrosis factor receptor superfamily member 19L isoform 7 precursor (isoform 7 precursor is encoded by transcript variant 8), which codes for MKPSLLCRPLSCFLMLLPWPLATLTSTTLWQCPPGEEPDLDPGQGTLCRPCPPGTFSAAWGSSPCQPHARCSLWRRLEAQVGMATRDTLCGDCWPGWFGPWGVPRVPCQPCSWAPLGTHGCDGINPAYRTEDANEDTIGVLVRLITEKKENAAALEELLKEYHSKQLVQTSHRPVSKLPPAPPNVPHICPHRHHLHTVQGLASLSGPCCSRCSQKKWPEVLLSPEAVAATTPVPSLLPNPTRVPKAGAKAGRQGEITILSVGRFRVARIPEQRTSSMVSEVKTITEAGPSWGDLPDSPQPGLPPEQQALLGSGGSRTKWLKPPAENKAEENRYVVRLSESNLVI
- the RELT gene encoding tumor necrosis factor receptor superfamily member 19L isoform 5 (isoform 5 is encoded by transcript variant 6) codes for the protein MKPSLLCRPLSCFLMCPPGEEPDLDPGQGTLCRPCPPGTFSAAWGSSPCQPHARCSLWRRLEAQVGMATRDTLCGDCWPGWFGPWGVPRVPCQPCSWAPLGTHGCDEWGRRARRGVEVAAGASSGGETRQPGNGTRAGGPEETAAQYAVIAIVPVFCLMGLLGILVCNLLKRKGYHCTAHKEVGPGPGGGGSGINPAYRTEDANEDTIGVLVRLITEKKENAAALEELLKEYHSKQLVQTSHRPVSKLPPAPPNVPHICPHRHHLHTVQGLASLSGPCCSRCSQKKWPEVLLSPEAVAATTPVPSLLPNPTRVPKAGAKAGRQGEITILSVGRFRVARIPEQRTSSMVSEVKTITEAGPSWGDLPDSPQPGLPPEQQALLGSGGSRTKWLKPPAENKAEENRYVVRLSESNLVI
- the RELT gene encoding tumor necrosis factor receptor superfamily member 19L isoform 1 precursor (isoform 1 precursor is encoded by transcript variant 1) codes for the protein MKPSLLCRPLSCFLMLLPWPLATLTSTTLWQCPPGEEPDLDPGQGTLCRPCPPGTFSAAWGSSPCQPHARCSLWRRLEAQVGMATRDTLCGDCWPGWFGPWGVPRVPCQPCSWAPLGTHGCDEWGRRARRGVEVAAGASSGGETRQPGNGTRAGGPEETAAQYAVIAIVPVFCLMGLLGILVCNLLKRKGYHCTAHKEVGPGPGGGGSGINPAYRTEDANEDTIGVLVRLITEKKENAAALEELLKEYHSKQLVQTSHRPVSKLPPAPPNVPHICPHRHHLHTVQGLASLSGPCCSRCSQKKWPEVLLSPEAVAATTPVPSLLPNPTRVPKAGAKAGRQGEITILSVGRFRVARIPEQRTSSMVSEVKTITEAGPSWGDLPDSPQPGLPPEQQALLGSGGSRTKWLKPPAENKAEENRYVVRLSESNLVI
- the RELT gene encoding tumor necrosis factor receptor superfamily member 19L isoform X3, encoding MPVAAFGGGWRPRWAWQLEIHSVETAGLEWGRRARRGVEVAAGASSGGETRQPGNGTRAGGPEETAAQYAVIAIVPVFCLMGLLGILVCNLLKRKGYHCTAHKEVGPGPGGGGSGINPAYRTEDANEDTIGVLVRLITEKKENAAALEELLKEYHSKQLVQTSHRPVSKLPPAPPNVPHICPHRHHLHTVQGLASLSGPCCSRCSQKKWPEVLLSPEAVAATTPVPSLLPNPTRVPKAGAKAGRQGEITILSVGRFRVARIPEQRTSSMVSEVKTITEAGPSWGDLPDSPQPGLPPEQQALLGSGGSRTKWLKPPAENKAEENRYVVRLSESNLVI
- the RELT gene encoding tumor necrosis factor receptor superfamily member 19L isoform 4 precursor (isoform 4 precursor is encoded by transcript variant 5) codes for the protein MKPSLLCRPLSCFLMLLPWPLATLTSTTLWQCPPGEEPDLDPGQGTLCRPCPPGTFSAAWGSSPCQPHARCSLWRRLEAQVGMATRDTLCGDCWPGWFGPWGVPRVPCQPCSWAPLGTHGCDEWGRRARRGVEVAAGASSGGETRQPGNGTRAGGPEETAAQYAVIAIVPVFCLMGLLGILVCNLLKRKGYHCTAHKEVGPGPGGGGSGINPAYRTEDANEDTIGVLVRLITEKKENAAALEELLKEYHSKQLVQTSHRPVSKLPPAPPNVPHICPHRHHLHTVQGLASLSGPCCSRCSQKKWPEVLLSPEAVAATTPVPSLLPNPTRVPKAGAKAGRQGEITILSVGRFRVARIPEQRTSSMVSEVKTITEAGPSWGDLPDSPQPGLPPEQQALLGSGGSRTKWLKPPAENKAENRYVVRLSESNLVI
- the RELT gene encoding tumor necrosis factor receptor superfamily member 19L isoform X4, whose translation is MPVAAFGGGWRPRWAWQLEIHSVETAGLGINPAYRTEDANEDTIGVLVRLITEKKENAAALEELLKEYHSKQLVQTSHRPVSKLPPAPPNVPHICPHRHHLHTVQGLASLSGPCCSRCSQKKWPEVLLSPEAVAATTPVPSLLPNPTRVPKAGAKAGRQGEITILSVGRFRVARIPEQRTSSMVSEVKTITEAGPSWGDLPDSPQPGLPPEQQALLGSGGSRTKWLKPPAENKAEENRYVVRLSESNLVI